The following are from one region of the Heliangelus exortis chromosome 2, bHelExo1.hap1, whole genome shotgun sequence genome:
- the LOC139792977 gene encoding claw keratin-like yields MACYDRCGSCGPTPLANSCNEPCVRQCEASRVVMQPPPVLVTLPGPILTSFPQSTAVGSSASAAVGNDLSALGVPINSGYGLGYGVGYGLGGLGYGLGYGLGGLGGRGGLGYGLGYGLGYGLGYGLGYGLGGLGYGYGCGYGLGAMNINRTWRNVVKWKKLDMLGNVEKCREMSENDGKGWEMMENDESDEKDKNDENDENDKSDKSDEKR; encoded by the exons ATGGCCTGCTACGACCGCTGCGGCTCTTGCGGACCCACCCCGCTGGCTAACAGCTGCaacgagccctgtgtcaggcagtgtgaGGCTTCCCGCGTTGTCATGCAACCTCCTCCTGTCCTCGTCACCCTGCCAGgacccatcctcacctccttcccccagagcaCCGCCGTTGGATCCTCCGCATCCGCTGCCGTGGGCAACGacctcagtgccctgggagtgcccatcaactccgGATACGGCCTGGGCTATGGTGTAGGCTAtggcctgggaggcctgggctATGGCCTGGGCTACGGCCTTGGCGGCCTGGGAGGCCGGGGAGGACTGGGCTATGGTCTGGGCTATGGCCTGGGCTACGGCCTGGGCTACGGCCTGGGCTAcggcctgggaggcctgggctATGGCTACGGATGTGGCTACGGCCTGGGAG CCATGAATATCAACAGGACTTGGAGAAATGTGGTCAAGTGGAAGAAACTCGACATGTTGGGAAATGTTGAGAAATGTCGGGAAATGTCAGAAAATGATGGAAAAGGATGGGAAATGATGGAAAACGACGAAAGtgatgaaaaagacaaaaatgacGAAAATGACGAAAATGACAAAAGTGACAAAAGTGATGAAAAACGATGA
- the LOC139793806 gene encoding feather beta keratin-like, producing the protein MACYDRCGSCGPTPLANSCNEPCVRQCEASRVVMQPPPVLVTLPGPILTSFPQSTAVGSSASAAVGNDLSALGVPINSGYGLGYGLGGLGGLGYGLGYGLGGLGYGYGCGYGLGGRGGCGIC; encoded by the coding sequence ATGGCCTGCTACGACCGCTGCGGCTCTTGCGGACCCACCCCGCTGGCTAACAGCTGCaacgagccctgtgtcaggcagtgtgaGGCTTCCCGCGTTGTCATGCAACCTCCTCCTGTCCTCGTCACCCTGCCAGgacccatcctcacctccttcccccagagcaCCGCCGTTGGATCCTCCGCATCCGCTGCCGTGGGCAACGacctcagtgccctgggagtgcccatcaactccgGATACGGCCTGGGCTATGGCCTGGGAGGTCTGGGAGGCCTGGGCTATGGCCTGGGCTATGGTTTGGGAGGCCTGGGCTATGGCTACGGATGTGGCTACGGCCTGGGAGgtagaggaggctgtggcatcTGCTAA